The Candidatus Polarisedimenticolia bacterium DNA window TAACTGATTGACAGATATAGAGATATTCTCTTTTTGCGATCCGGCAATTATTTCATCTATTAAAGATGATATTTCGAGGTGAAATTTCTCGGGCATGGCAGGAAGCAGCTGCGGCAAGAGGTGAAAAGGACCGCTCAGGAAGCGGTTTCGCGGGGGCGGATGACCACCCGCTTCTGAAAGCCTTCTCCTTCGCTTTCGGTCTCGACGTCCGGATTGTCCTTCAGCGCCAGGTGGACGATCCGTCTTTCGTAGGGATCCATCAAAGAGAGCCGGTGGGGCTCCTTCATCTTCTTCACCTTCTCGGCAGCCAGCAGGGCGATCTCGACAATCTCCTCGTCGCGCCCCTGCCTGAAGCCGGCGGAATCAACGAAGATCGGCTTGTCGTTCTCTCCGCCGACGCGTCCAAGGATCACCTGCAGCGCCTGCAGCCCCTCCCCGCGGCGCTCGAGGAAAAGGTCGCGGTCCTCACCGTCCACCTCGACGCGGATGCGCTCCGCCTCTTCAATGACGTGGCAGGAGATCTCGAACGGAACCGACTCGGCGAATTCGGCGAGGAGATCTTCGAGGCGCTGCGCCGCGCCGGCGGATTCCTCGGAAGGAGAGCCGGCTTCGCCTTCTTCAGGAGGGAGCTCTTCCATGATCCACCCTTCGCTCAGGCCTTTCCGGCCGCCCGGGTCTGCAGCCCTTCGCGCGCGACCTGAGCGTTGATCAGGTATTGCTGCCCGATGCCCAACATGTTATTGACGAGCCAGTATAGCACCAGGCCACTCGGCAGATCCTTGAAGAACCAGGTGAAGATCAACGGCATCAGCATCATGATGCGTCGCTGCGCCGGATCGGGGATGGTCGTCCCGGTCATGACCTGCTGAATCATCATCGTGATGCCCATCACGATGGGCGTGATGTAGTAGGGGTCTTTCTTGGACAAATCCATGATCCACAGGCCGAACGGCGCGTGGCGCAGCTCGATGGTGCTGACCAGCAGATTGTAGAAGCCCCAGAGAATCGGCAGCTGCAGCAGCAGGGGAAGGCAGCCCGTCATGCTCGCCAGCGGGTTCATTCCTTCCTTGCCGTAAAGGGCCATAATCTCTTCGTTCATCTTCTGCCGGTTCGCCATGTCCTTCTTCATCGACTTGTACTTCTTCTTGATCGCCTCGATGCGCGGCTGAATCTTCTTCATCTTCTCCTGGGTCCGGCGCATTCCCACGGAGCTCTTGTGGGTGATCGGGAAGAAGGCCAGGCGGATGATCACGGTCAGGAGGATGATCGACCATCCCCAGTTCCCGGTGATCCCGTTGATATGCCGGAGCAGAAAGAACAGCCCCTCGGCGATAGCGCCGAAGTGGCCATAATCCACGATGGTCTCGATGCCGAGCCGGAGGCTGGCGAGAAGATTCCGATCTTTGGGACCAACGAAGAGCTGGTAGGCGCCGTTCGGGGTCATTCCCACGGCGAGCGACAGGAAGCGCTTCTCGCGTCCTTCTTCGATGAGGGGATCCATGCGCAGCTGGATTCCCGACACCGGCCCGTCGGGCAGGAGCAGCGCGGTGAAGTAATGTTCCTCGATTCCCGCCCAGCGAACCGGGCCCGCGTGCTCCACGAGGCGATTGTCCTTGAAGGTGGCAATTGCCGTCCTCGTGACGCTGCTGCCTTCGGCGTAGACCAGCCTCGTGATTTCGTTGCGATCGCCGCTGTTGGGAGGCAATCCGGTCTCGCCGCCGAATCCCGCACCCCACACCAGCAGCGGCTCCGCCCGGCGGCCGCCCAGCGTGGCGCCGACCTCGAGACGCATCAGGTAGGAGGTCGAGCTCAGATGCAGCGTCTTCCATGCGCTCAGTCCCTTGCCGTCGGAATAGCGCAGGCTCAGCTTCGTCTCATCGGCCGCGTCGCTGACGTCCAGCACGAACAATGCTTCCTGCAACCGACGGTTGGCATCGGCATCGGAGAACTCGAGATCCAGGGGGAAGCGATGCAGCTTCGTGGAGGCGAGGTTGACGAGCTCGAGCGGACGTCCCTCGTCGTCGAAGTAGTGCTTCAGCTGCCAGCTCACGATATGCCCGCCGCGATTCTGCACGCGCATGCGATAGAGATCGGTTTCCACCGTCTTCTCGATCGCCGCGGGAGCTTCCTCACCTTGGGCTTCGACTTCTGAAGCTGCCGGCGGTGTAGCGTCGATACCGGCCGCCGCCGGACCGGTCGCAGGGGCTGCCGGAGGATTGGTCGGATCCGAGCCGGCCGTTGTCGGCCCGGCCTGCTGAGCGGACTGCGCGGCGGCTGCTGCGGGCGGCTTCGGAGGAGGAATGACGAAGTAGGTCCACAGGAGGATGACTCCCATGGAAAGAGCAAGGGCAATCAGATAGCGCTTATTGTCCATGGTAGGGGAGTGGCTACCTCAGGGTATCGACTCCCCCCGCCGAGAGGGGATGGCATCTTGCGAGACGCTTGAGAGCCGCCCAGCCTCCCCGCAGCACGCCGTAGCGCTCGACGGCCTGGCGTGCGTATTCGGAGCAGGTTGGATGGAAGCGACAGGCCGGTGGCAGGACCGGAGAGATGAACTTCTGGTGCGCGACGAGCGCGGCGCACACGATCTTCCTCGTCGTGCTCAAATCCGCCTCTCCTCGAGACCCAGGCGGCGCAGCGCCGTTTTCAGCTCGCGCGCGAGCTGCTCGATTCCGAGCCGCTGAATGCCCTCGCGCGGGTTGACGACGAAATCCCCGGACGGCAGCCATGGTTTCGCCACCCTGAACCATTCGCGCAGGAGGCGCTTCGCCCGGTTGCGCGATACCGCCGGGCCCATTTTCCGGGTGGCCGTGATGCCGAGACGCGGGCGCCCCAGAGGATTCTCCAGATGGAAGAGAATGAAGCTCCGGGAGGCGATTTTCCGTCCGTTGCGGTAGACGTGCTGATACTCGCTGCGCTTGCGGATGCGATCCGCCGGCGTGAACGAGCGCCGCGGAATCAGACGGCCAGGCGTCTCCGGCCCTTCCTGCGGCGCCGTTTCAGGACCTCCCGTCCGTCCTGCGTGCTCATTCTCTTCAGGAAACCGTGCGTTCTCTTCCGCCGGCGGTTGTTGGGCTGAAACGTCCGCTTCATACTCTCTCCGCGCGCTGCGAACCATGGATCGGCTCTGAATGAATCGCCGATGGTATGCGAGCGCGTTCAGACCTGTCAAGGCAAACCTGCGATCGGAAAAGTCGCGGCCGAAAAAAAATTTTCTCGTATTGGCGGCGGATCCCTGTGCTATAGTCCGCCGCCTCAACCAGCAACTGAACAACTCGATTCGAACCACCTTCGAGGAATCTTCCCGGGCTTCCGAAACCCGAGGTGATCCGGCGAGGGATGAGTGTTGCCAAAGAACGAATTCCCCCATCGTCACGCAGTCGTCACAACAAGATGTTCCTCGGGTAATCACCCTACCACCAGATTTTGCGGTCCCCGCTTCCCGGTTGACATAAGTGACCCTCTCATCAATCCGGACATTCGTCAATTTGCTCATTTACAAGGACTTGTACGGTGCGGGGATTTCCACAACTGTGGAAAACCTGTGGACATCTCCCTTGTGCTTCCCCCGTAGATCTGGCAAATGAACACGTTAAGGACTGTTCATCCCCGGAACCCAACTCATCACGGAAAGGCCTCATGAATCTCTGGGAAGAAGTCCTGAGGAAGGTCGAGCCCAAGCTGAACAGCCAGGTCTTCGATACCTGGCTCAAGCCGACGCAGCAGTTGACCCTGTGCGACGGCACTCTGGAGGTTGAAGTTCCGAGCACCTTCTTCGCGGAATGGATCAACAACCATTACCTGACCATGATCCGCGACTCGCTCAGCGAGGTCCATGCCGGAGACCTGGCCATCCGATTCAAGACGCGCCCCGACATCATTCCCGCGGAGCCGCCGAATGAGGTTCCCATGGAGCGCTTCCTGCGCCGGCGGACCACGCCGCCGCAGCCTCCGGGTCCGAGCTCCCTCAACCCGCGCTATACCTTCGACTCGTTCGTGGTCAGCTCCTCCAACCAGTTCGCGCATGCCGCGGCCAAGGCGGTCGCCGAGCAGCCGGGAATGCATTACAACCCTTTGTACATCTATGGCGGCGTCGG harbors:
- the yidD gene encoding membrane protein insertion efficiency factor YidD; this encodes MSTTRKIVCAALVAHQKFISPVLPPACRFHPTCSEYARQAVERYGVLRGGWAALKRLARCHPLSAGGVDTLR
- the rnpA gene encoding ribonuclease P protein component, which codes for MIPRRSFTPADRIRKRSEYQHVYRNGRKIASRSFILFHLENPLGRPRLGITATRKMGPAVSRNRAKRLLREWFRVAKPWLPSGDFVVNPREGIQRLGIEQLARELKTALRRLGLEERRI
- a CDS encoding R3H domain-containing nucleic acid-binding protein — its product is MEELPPEEGEAGSPSEESAGAAQRLEDLLAEFAESVPFEISCHVIEEAERIRVEVDGEDRDLFLERRGEGLQALQVILGRVGGENDKPIFVDSAGFRQGRDEEIVEIALLAAEKVKKMKEPHRLSLMDPYERRIVHLALKDNPDVETESEGEGFQKRVVIRPRETAS
- the yidC gene encoding membrane protein insertase YidC produces the protein MDNKRYLIALALSMGVILLWTYFVIPPPKPPAAAAAQSAQQAGPTTAGSDPTNPPAAPATGPAAAGIDATPPAASEVEAQGEEAPAAIEKTVETDLYRMRVQNRGGHIVSWQLKHYFDDEGRPLELVNLASTKLHRFPLDLEFSDADANRRLQEALFVLDVSDAADETKLSLRYSDGKGLSAWKTLHLSSTSYLMRLEVGATLGGRRAEPLLVWGAGFGGETGLPPNSGDRNEITRLVYAEGSSVTRTAIATFKDNRLVEHAGPVRWAGIEEHYFTALLLPDGPVSGIQLRMDPLIEEGREKRFLSLAVGMTPNGAYQLFVGPKDRNLLASLRLGIETIVDYGHFGAIAEGLFFLLRHINGITGNWGWSIILLTVIIRLAFFPITHKSSVGMRRTQEKMKKIQPRIEAIKKKYKSMKKDMANRQKMNEEIMALYGKEGMNPLASMTGCLPLLLQLPILWGFYNLLVSTIELRHAPFGLWIMDLSKKDPYYITPIVMGITMMIQQVMTGTTIPDPAQRRIMMLMPLIFTWFFKDLPSGLVLYWLVNNMLGIGQQYLINAQVAREGLQTRAAGKA
- the rpmH gene encoding 50S ribosomal protein L34, with the protein product MKRTFQPNNRRRKRTHGFLKRMSTQDGREVLKRRRRKGRRRLAV